The segment ATCCGCAATGCGTTGCCAGCAGAACTACAACCATTCTGTTTGAATTTGGCAGGGCAAACGAATCTTAATCAAGCGGTAGATTTAATTGCTAACTGCACTGCAGTGGTGAGCAATGACAGCGGCTTAATGCATATTGCCGCTGCGACAGATCGTCCATTGGTTGCACTTTACGGCCCAACGAGCCCAACTTATACGCCACCATTATCGGATAAGGCCGTGATTATTCGTTTAATTGAAGGCGATTTAATTAAGGTGCGTAAAAGTACAGATAGCTCGGAAGGGTATCATCAAAGTTTGATTGATATTACACCGGAAAAAGTAGCAGAAAAACTAACCGCACTTTTAGAGATTTGAGAAAGCGAGAATATAAAATGGAAATTACCTATCAACCCGTATTAGATAAAAATTATACTAAGGCAGTAAAAAAAATAAGCCGCGATATTTATAAGCACAATAAATTTCGTAAAATGATGCGGCTTGGCGATTTTTTATTATATTTATTTTGCTTGATACCAAGTCTTTTTATTGCATTTTTCATGAGGAATTGGGCTGAAGTTCTTTATGATTATTACGAGAATATTTTGGCCTATTATGCGGGATATATATTGTTTGCTATCTCAATGCTTTCTTTTTTCTACGCTCTTCTAATACGACCTTATTTGAATATGTGTATGATTAAAAACCAAATAGGCGACAAAATGGAGAAAGGAAGTCAAACCATACGAATTCAAGAAGATGGCTTATATATTAAAATAGATCTCTGCCAAACATTATATAGTTATCATTATATTCATAATATTGAAAATAAATATGGCTATTTAGTAATTAGAGTTGGTTCTGGATTGTTTTTAGATATTCCTTATTCCGCTTTTCAAAATGATGCTCATCGAGAAGCATTTGAATCTGCTTTGCAAGAAAAAATCAACGCTTACCAAGTAGAGCCTTTAAGCAAATAGAAAAGGATTAACCAGGATATGTTAATGATATGAATCCTCTCCGCATTCACTTACAATTAATTGGAATGGCCATTTTATGGGGAGCCTCTTGGCCTTGGGGACGAGTGGTTGCTCAGGCCATGCCGACATTTGTCGCCTCAAGTTTGCGATTCTTTTTCGCCATTATTCCTCTCATGATTTGGTTATATGTGGCAAATCGTTTCAAATATGCAAAACAACTTAGTGCAAATCAGTGGGTTGGTTTGTTTGTCACCGCCTTTTTCGGTGTTTTTGCCTATTCCACGTTTTTTATCTGGGGGCTGAAATATCTTCCTGCGGGACAAGCGGCTGTTATTGTGGCAACGAACCCTGTCTTTACTACGCTTTTGGCGATTTTTTTATTTAAAGAAAAGTGGAATCGTTGGGTAATAATCGGGATGACTATTGCCATGGGGGGATCATTATTGGCTCTCACGAAAGGGAATTTTTTACAGATGATGGATTCCTTTGGCTTTGGGCAAATATTATTAATTGCCGCACTAATTTGTTGGGTCGTTTATACCTTATTGGCTAGAAAAGTACTCGCGGGTATTGATTCACTCACTGCAACCACATTATCTTCTATTTTTGGGTTTCTATTGTTATTTATGAGTGCGTTATGCGTGGAAAGTACTGACGATTGGCTTACGGTATTGAATTTATCTCAAGGTGAGTGGATCAGTTTGCTTGGCCTTGCATTTGGTGCCACAGTATTGGCCTACGCCTGGTATTTTGATGGCGTGAAATACTTAGGCGCAGGGAATGCCTCAGCTTATATTATTCTAGTGCCGATTTTAGGGATTTTATTTTCAGCCGTTTGGTTGAATGAGCAAGTGGATTTTTCCTTGATTATTGGTGGTATTTTAGCTGTGTCAGGGCTCGGTATTATGCACTGGGGAAGAAGGTTAATTAAATGAAAGTATGCGTGATCAAAACGTCTTCCATGGGCGATATAATCCATACTTTGCCGGCATTAACTGATGCGCAAATAGCTATACCCAATCTTTCTATTGATTGGGTGGTGGAAGAGAATTTTGCCGAAATTCCACGTTGGCATTCTGCCGTGAAACAAATCATTCCAATTGCCTTAAGACGTTGGCGAAAATCGCCTTTTTCGGCTCAAACAAAAAAAGAGTGGAAATCTTACCGCACTTTATTGCAAGTCAATCAGTATGATGCCGTGATTGATGCACAAGGGCTTTTTAAAAGTGCCTTTTTTGCGACACGCTTAGCCAATGGTGTTAAACATGGCTATGATCGGAAAAGTATTCGAGAGCCAATAGCCTCATTCTTCTACGATAAGAAATATGCCATATCCTATCAACAACATGCGGTAGAGCGTATTCGTCAACTTTTTGCTCAAGCATTATCTTATCCATTACCAAAAGAAAAAGGGGATTATGGTATTGCTCGTCATTTTATTTCAACTGATTCTATCGAGCCTTACGTGATCTTTTTTCATGCTACGACAAGGGATGAGAAGCATTGGCCAGAAAAAGAATGGCGAAATTTAATCGAAAAACTAACCGCACTTTCTATTCAAATTCGTTTGCCTTGGGGGAATGAAAAAGAAAAGGCGAGAGCGGAACGATTAGTTTCTGGCTTGCCTCATGCCATGATTTTACCTAAGCTTTCATTAAATGAATTGGCTGATCAAATTACTAATGCGAAAGCGGTGGTATCCGTAGATACAGGGCTTGCTCATTTAACTGCAGCATTGGATAAACCTAATATTACGCTTTATGGCGCAACTGATCCGACCTTAATTGGCTGTTATGGTAAAAATCAGCATTATTTAACAGCGAATTCAATGGGAAATATTACTTCAGAGCAGGTTCTTTCTAGCCTAAGTACATTAATTAAATAATTTGTAGCATAATTGGAAATGTATTGATCTAGATTAATTTTAGTCAAAATATTGTCTATTTTCTGATAGTTGGAAAAATTTAAGATTGACACATTTGGGTTGTGATGTATAGACTAAAAAAGTTCAATTTTTATTAACTCCATTAAATAATAGGGAAAGCGTTATGAAAAAAACACTTCTTGCTTTATCTGTAGCTGCACTAGCAGCAGGTTCTGCACAAGCGTATAACTTCCACATTGACCAAACTGGTACTGATGTTGATTTTTACGGTTCTTTACGTGTTAAATGGGAAAGTACCTCTAACAAAACCAACTATGTAAATGGTGATGTAACTAAAGAACACATCAACCACGCAGTTGATAATAACGGTTCACGTTTTGGTTTTAAATTAAAACAAAGCTTGGGTGGCGATTTCTATGCTTTAGGTCGTGCTGAATGGCGTATGCGTGGTGAAGCACCTTCACAACATGATTTTGACCATGTTTATACTCACCAACTTTATGCTGGTTTTGGCCACAAACAATTCGGTGAATTAACTTACGGTAACATGGTGACTATCACTGATGAAGTAAAACAAAGTGACTTAGCAAATACTTACAGCTTGACTGATGGCCTATTAGAGACTTCAGCTCGTCGTGTAACACAATATGTTTATAACGGTGATTATGGGTCAAATAAAGTGAAATTTGGTGCGTATTACGGTGGTTCAAGCAAACGTAACATCAAAAATGTAGATTTAAAAAATAACCGTAAAAACACTTGGGGTACAGGTCTTATCTTCAATCACGAAATTGATAGTATCCAAAATGTAACTGTAGCAGCGGGTTTCACTCGTCAAATTTCTGAAAATGCTAATAAAACAGCATATTATAGCAATGCTTATGCTTTAGGTTTAGCATATAACTTTGTTCACACTACTTATGGTTTAGACCTTGCTCACAAAGATACTAAAAATAAAGGTGGTGCAGGTAAC is part of the Haemophilus parainfluenzae ATCC 33392 genome and harbors:
- the rfaC gene encoding lipopolysaccharide heptosyltransferase RfaC produces the protein MKVCVIKTSSMGDIIHTLPALTDAQIAIPNLSIDWVVEENFAEIPRWHSAVKQIIPIALRRWRKSPFSAQTKKEWKSYRTLLQVNQYDAVIDAQGLFKSAFFATRLANGVKHGYDRKSIREPIASFFYDKKYAISYQQHAVERIRQLFAQALSYPLPKEKGDYGIARHFISTDSIEPYVIFFHATTRDEKHWPEKEWRNLIEKLTALSIQIRLPWGNEKEKARAERLVSGLPHAMILPKLSLNELADQITNAKAVVSVDTGLAHLTAALDKPNITLYGATDPTLIGCYGKNQHYLTANSMGNITSEQVLSSLSTLIK
- a CDS encoding DMT family transporter produces the protein MNPLRIHLQLIGMAILWGASWPWGRVVAQAMPTFVASSLRFFFAIIPLMIWLYVANRFKYAKQLSANQWVGLFVTAFFGVFAYSTFFIWGLKYLPAGQAAVIVATNPVFTTLLAIFLFKEKWNRWVIIGMTIAMGGSLLALTKGNFLQMMDSFGFGQILLIAALICWVVYTLLARKVLAGIDSLTATTLSSIFGFLLLFMSALCVESTDDWLTVLNLSQGEWISLLGLAFGATVLAYAWYFDGVKYLGAGNASAYIILVPILGILFSAVWLNEQVDFSLIIGGILAVSGLGIMHWGRRLIK
- a CDS encoding YcxB family protein; translated protein: MEITYQPVLDKNYTKAVKKISRDIYKHNKFRKMMRLGDFLLYLFCLIPSLFIAFFMRNWAEVLYDYYENILAYYAGYILFAISMLSFFYALLIRPYLNMCMIKNQIGDKMEKGSQTIRIQEDGLYIKIDLCQTLYSYHYIHNIENKYGYLVIRVGSGLFLDIPYSAFQNDAHREAFESALQEKINAYQVEPLSK
- a CDS encoding porin produces the protein MKKTLLALSVAALAAGSAQAYNFHIDQTGTDVDFYGSLRVKWESTSNKTNYVNGDVTKEHINHAVDNNGSRFGFKLKQSLGGDFYALGRAEWRMRGEAPSQHDFDHVYTHQLYAGFGHKQFGELTYGNMVTITDEVKQSDLANTYSLTDGLLETSARRVTQYVYNGDYGSNKVKFGAYYGGSSKRNIKNVDLKNNRKNTWGTGLIFNHEIDSIQNVTVAAGFTRQISENANKTAYYSNAYALGLAYNFVHTTYGLDLAHKDTKNKGGAGNKVKNNEVTAVIRQGLNEDWNVYAMYSYKTEKTLPAGSAYSKSTDRQFLVGTEYYVFKQGSVKVKPFIEWQATRTKYENTFDKDSGKQLDRSRDFKTVIGLRAYW